A single window of Gemmatimonadales bacterium DNA harbors:
- the accD gene encoding acetyl-CoA carboxylase, carboxyltransferase subunit beta → MAWFKKERKPRASQRARLEIPKDAWDKCEACDHVDIRERFERALNVCPACGHHRRFTAEEYIELLTDAGTWRELNGNLRALDPLSFEHYPDRTKLSQAKTGQLDAMFTGLARLESIPIHLGVMNFAFMGGSMGSVVGERIARLARRSADKGVPLILVCCSGGARMQEGVFSLMQMAKTSAAIAEVKREGVPFLTLLTNPTTGGVSASYAMQGDVILAEPGAVIGFAGQRVIKQTIGQDLPEGFQTAEFLLEHGQIDDVVPRGSLRETVTRLFRHMLGHKSEAQVGGPRAEG, encoded by the coding sequence ATGGCCTGGTTTAAGAAGGAACGAAAGCCTCGGGCGTCCCAGCGCGCCCGCCTCGAGATCCCGAAAGACGCATGGGACAAGTGCGAGGCGTGCGATCACGTCGACATTCGGGAGCGGTTCGAGCGGGCTCTCAATGTCTGCCCGGCTTGCGGCCACCATCGCCGCTTCACGGCGGAGGAGTACATCGAGCTGTTGACCGATGCGGGAACCTGGCGGGAGCTGAACGGCAACCTGCGCGCACTGGACCCGCTTTCGTTCGAGCACTATCCTGATCGCACCAAGCTTTCCCAAGCCAAGACGGGTCAGCTCGATGCGATGTTCACCGGACTGGCGCGCCTCGAGTCGATTCCGATCCACCTGGGCGTCATGAACTTTGCCTTCATGGGCGGTTCGATGGGCTCGGTGGTTGGTGAGCGGATTGCCCGGCTGGCGCGCCGCTCGGCCGACAAAGGGGTCCCGCTCATTCTGGTCTGCTGCTCTGGCGGCGCCCGAATGCAGGAAGGCGTCTTCTCACTGATGCAGATGGCCAAGACATCAGCGGCCATTGCGGAGGTGAAGCGTGAAGGGGTGCCGTTCCTGACTCTGCTTACCAACCCGACTACAGGTGGGGTCTCGGCGAGCTACGCCATGCAGGGAGACGTGATCCTTGCAGAACCGGGGGCGGTCATCGGGTTTGCCGGCCAGCGGGTCATCAAACAAACCATCGGACAGGATCTTCCCGAAGGTTTTCAGACGGCCGAGTTTCTGCTGGAGCACGGCCAGATCGATGATGTCGTTCCCCGGGGCTCGCTTCGTGAAACCGTGACCCGGCTCTTCCGCCATATGCTGGGTCACAAGTCTGAGGCTCAGGTCGGAGGGCCGAGGGCCGAGGGGTGA